ACCCACCGGCGCTTTCTTCAGGCGGCTCGCGTATTCCACTTCGCGCTTGACCAGCGTATCGTTATGGGTCTGCATCAGTTTTTTCACCAGCACCTTGCCGGTGCGCGGGAAGAAATACACCTTGCGCGGGTGGATGTCGTTCAGGTCCTCGGCCACCACGCGGATGCGCTCGGTCTTGAGGAAGCTGAGCACGAACGCCGCATTGCGCTCGCCCACGTTGATGGCCGTAAAGCCTTTCAGCACGGCGCCGCCGCCGAACACTTTCGCTTCCAGGTTTTCGCGCTTGGCGCCGGCCTTGAGCAAATCGTTGATCAGGATTTCCATCGCGTACGTACCGTAGCGCGCCGAGGCCGACACCGGGCTGCCGTCGCCGCCGCCATCGGGCAGCATGAAGTGGTTCATGCCGCCAAGACCGGTGGTACGGTCGCGGATGCAGGCCGACACGCACGAGCCCAGCACGGTCACGATCAGCATGTCCTTGTTGGTGAAATAGTATTCTCCCGGCAGGATCTTGGCCGCTTCGCAGTCGAAGGTGCGGTCGTAGTACAGATTCGTGGCAAATTGTTCGAGGTCCATGGCAGCTCTCTAGGGTCGGGCCGGCGCCTTGGCGGCGGTCCGGTGTTTGTCGTCGAGCTCGTACACCGTCTTGCCGCGCAGCTTGAGCGCGTCGGAGACGTACAGGAAATTCTCGGAGTGGCCGGCGAACAGCAGCGCATCGGGCTTCATCAGGGGCACGAAGCGCGAGAGGATCTTGCGCTGGGTGTCCTTGTCAAAATAAATCATCACGTTGCGGCAGAAGATCACGTCGAACTGGCCGCTCACCGGCCAGCTGTCGGCCAGCAGGTTCAAAGGCTTGAAGGTGATCATGTTGCGCAATTCCTGGCGCACGCGGGCCTGCCCTTCGCGCTCGCCCTTGCCCTTCAAGAAAAAGCGCCGGCTGCGTTCCGGGCTCATCTTGTCGAGCCGGTCCATCGTGTAGACGCCGTTGGCGGCGTGGGCCAGCACATTGGTGTCGATGTCGGTGGCGATGATGTGGCAGTTGGGCGTGAGCGTATTGAACGCTTCGCACACGGTCATGGCGATCGAATACGGCTCCTCGCCGGTGGACGCGGCCGAGCACCAGATGTTCAACGTCTCGCGCTTGCCCTTGACGTGATCGGCCAGCAGCGGGAAGTGGTGCGCCTCGCGGAAGAACGACGTCAGGTTGGTGGTGAGCGCATTGGTGAACGCTTCCCACTCCTCGCCCAGGCGGCCCGCTTCGAGGTCGTCCAGGTAACGGGCGAACGAGGCGATGCCGGTGGCGCGCAAACGGCGGGCCAGGCGGCTGTACACCATTTCCTGCTTGCTGTCGGCCAGCGAAATACCGGCGCGTTTATAAATGAGGCCGCGCACACGCTCGAAGTCCCGGGCATTGAAATCGAACTCTTTAACGGTGTCTTTACTGTGCGGCATGGTGTGTCCTTGATGTTGCATTGATGCTAGCTTTAAAACTCTTCCCACTCGTCAGCCTGGGGCTTGGCGATGGGTTTCGGTGTGCTTTTTGGTGCGGCCTTGGGGGCCGCTTCCTCCGCCGCAGGCCTGGCGGCCGGCTTGGGGGCAGCAGCGCCAGCCAGGCGGGCCGCCGGTTTGGCAGCCGGCTTGCTGGCAGCGGCAACCGGGACGGCGCGCGGTGCAGCAGCCGGAGCGTAGGCGGCACGGCGGCCACCATTATCAGCGAGCTTGAAGATGCTGACGGCGCGCGCCAGGATCTCGGCCTGCTCCTGCATGCTCTCGGCGGCAGCGGCCGCCTCTTCCACCAGCGCGGCATTTTGCTGGGTCATCTCGTCCATCTGGGTGATGGCCTGGTTGACTTCCTCGATGCCGTGGCTTTGTTCCTGGGTGGCGGCGGTGATCTCTCCCATGATGTCGGCCACTTGCCGGATCGACGTCACCACCAGCTCCATGGT
This is a stretch of genomic DNA from Duganella zoogloeoides. It encodes these proteins:
- the cheD gene encoding chemoreceptor glutamine deamidase CheD; this encodes MDLEQFATNLYYDRTFDCEAAKILPGEYYFTNKDMLIVTVLGSCVSACIRDRTTGLGGMNHFMLPDGGGDGSPVSASARYGTYAMEILINDLLKAGAKRENLEAKVFGGGAVLKGFTAINVGERNAAFVLSFLKTERIRVVAEDLNDIHPRKVYFFPRTGKVLVKKLMQTHNDTLVKREVEYASRLKKAPVGGEIDLF
- a CDS encoding CheR family methyltransferase, translating into MPHSKDTVKEFDFNARDFERVRGLIYKRAGISLADSKQEMVYSRLARRLRATGIASFARYLDDLEAGRLGEEWEAFTNALTTNLTSFFREAHHFPLLADHVKGKRETLNIWCSAASTGEEPYSIAMTVCEAFNTLTPNCHIIATDIDTNVLAHAANGVYTMDRLDKMSPERSRRFFLKGKGEREGQARVRQELRNMITFKPLNLLADSWPVSGQFDVIFCRNVMIYFDKDTQRKILSRFVPLMKPDALLFAGHSENFLYVSDALKLRGKTVYELDDKHRTAAKAPARP